Proteins encoded by one window of Panicum virgatum strain AP13 chromosome 7N, P.virgatum_v5, whole genome shotgun sequence:
- the LOC120682663 gene encoding uncharacterized protein LOC120682663: MAAPDTNSVARRRRAELCAAAVSAADAASWWCAVALVSLVLLGALRAETAGDSGGDGVDRRFRGPLLGGPAARPCEEVYVVGDGETLHSISDRCGDPFIVERNPHIHDPDDVFPGLVIALSPTKNA; encoded by the coding sequence ATGGCCGCGCCGGACACGAACAGcgtcgcccggcggcggcgcgcggagctgtgcgcggcggccgtgtcggcggcggacgcggccTCGTGGTGGTGCGCGGTGGCGCTGGTGTCGCTCGTGCTGCTGGGCGCGCTGCGCGCGGAGACCGcgggcgacagcggcggcgacggcgtggacCGGCGGTTCAGGGGCCCGCTGCTGGGCGGCCCCGCGGCGCGGCCGTGCGAGGAGGTGTACGTGGTCGGGGACGGCGAGACGCTGCACAGCATCAGCGACAGGTGCGGGGACCCCTTCATCGTGGAGCGGAACCCGCACATACACGACCCCGACGACGTCTTCCCGGGGCTCGTCATCGCGCTCAGCCCCACCAAGAACGCCTGA
- the LOC120680719 gene encoding putative pentatricopeptide repeat-containing protein At3g11460, mitochondrial has product MPPPTTGSLSALLRRCAALGALSPGTQLHARALVGGCLPDATVETDLVLLYCRCGELRRARQVFDGMLSPSMHAYNILLAASPPGVSLELLARLVTAGHRPDRYAVPAALRACAELRDAVLGTALHGFAVRLGLFPNVVVSGALLNMYAKAGLLDGAVRVFDEMPKRDAVVWNCMVTGYARAGRAAEALDLFRRGQVEAVGMANDLRAMPSVLNVCAKEGELMKGREIHGRMVRCLAFDSDIAVGNALVDMYAKCGCVDVARAVFAGMKEKDVVSWSTLISCYGVHGMGDEALRVYKEMVSRGVKPNCITFTSILSSCSHSGLVSDGQRIFEAMNKVHGVEPTADHYACMVDLLGRAGAIEEAAGFIRKMPMEPGASPWGALLSACAMHDNVDVGEIAAYRLFELEEGNASNYVTLCSIYDAVGRSDCVAGLRSRMKELGMLKTPGCSWVDVKGRAHAFYQGSIPRYLRRQMLWVLDQLLEDMGASESDDEYLSMN; this is encoded by the coding sequence AtgccgccgcccaccaccgGCAGCCTGTCGGCCCTCCTCCGGCGCTGCGCTGCGTTGGGGGCGCTCTCCCCCGGGACGCAGCTCCACGCGCGGGCCCTGGTTGGCGGCTGCCTTCCGGATGCCACCGTGGAAACCGACCTCGTCCTCCTCTACTGCCGCTGCGGGGAGCTCCGTCGGGCCCGCCAGGTGTTCGATGGAATGCTCTCGCCGTCCATGCACGCCTACAACATCCTCCTCGCTGCGTCCCCGCCCGGCGTGTCACTGGAGCTTCTCGCGCGCCTCGTTACCGCAGGACACCGGCCCGACAGGTACGCCGTGCCCGCCGCGCTCCGCGCGTGCGCGGAACTCCGGGACGCGGTCCTTGGAACCGCGCTCCACGGCTTCGCCGTCCGGCTCGGCTTATTCCCCAATGTTGTGGTTTCGGGGGCGCTGCTGAACATGTACGCCAAGGCTGGGCTGCTGGATGGTGCTGTGAGGGTGTTCGACGAGATGCCGAAGAGGGATGCTGTCGTGTGGAATTGCATGGTCACTGGGTATGCGAGGGCGGGGAGGGCAGCAGAGGCCCTGGATCTTTTCAGGAGGGGGCAGGTTGAGGCCGTGGGCATGGCGAATGATCTACGCGCCATGCCAAGCGTTCTCAATGTTTGTGCAAAGGAAGGGGAGCTGATGAAGGGAAGGGAGATCCATGGCAGGATGGTACGGTGCCTCGCTTTTGATTCGGACATTGCTGTGGGGAATGCGTTAGTCGACATGTATGCAAAGTGTGGGTGTGTGGATGTCGCGCGGGCTGTGTTTGCAGGCATGAAGGAGAAGGATGTGGTGAGCTGGTCGACACTGATTTCTTGTTACGGTGTCCATGGCATGGGGGATGAAGCATTGAGGGTTTACAAGGAGATGGTGTCCAGAGGGGTAAAGCCAAATTGCATCACGTTCACTTCGATCCTGTCAAGTTGCAGCCACTCAGGGCTTGTGAGTGATGGACAGAGGATCTTTGAGGCGATGAACAAAGTACACGGTGTAGAGCCCACTGCTGACCATTATGCATGTATGGTTGACCTCTTAGGGCGTGCTGGCGCCATTGAAGAAGCTGCTGGATTCATAAGGAAGATGCCCATGGAGCCTGGTGCCAGTCCCTGGGGAGCATTGCTCTCTGCTTGTGCGATGCATGATAATGTCGATGTCGGAGAGATTGCAGCTTATAGGCTATTTGAATTGGAAGAAGGTAATGCTAGCAACTatgttactctatgtagcatTTACGATGCAGTTGGTCGGTCAGATTGTGTTGCAGGCTTAAGGTCAAGGATGAAGGAACTTGGCATGTTGAAGACACCTGGTTGCAGTTGGGTTGATGTGAAGGGAAGAGCCCATGCCTTCTACCAAGGGAGCATCCCACGCTACTTGAGGAGACAGATGCTATGGGTTTTAGATCAGTTACTTGAGGATATGGGTGCTTCAGAATCTGATGATGAATATCTGAGCATGAACTGA